The following proteins are encoded in a genomic region of Mycobacterium kiyosense:
- a CDS encoding hypothetical protein (possible pseudo due to internal stop codon) translates to MIATLTDDGWIGPSSTLMAAAVGPFIEWLSTTAVQAEQAGSQATAAAAAYETAFAMTVPLAAITANRAQLSNLMATNLFGQNTAAIATTEAQYAEMWAQDAAAMNGYAAAANAATQLTPFTSPQSTTTTDGLTSQTNAVAQATSSSTASSTSADTVSGLAEWLGLAPNTNTSTTGLAGVLNFLDGSDGSLVGSFLNNASVANISNGFTTSGLTNPTSMIDSVTAFSYLTNPPGLGAGTAAEAAGTAMAQTAGAELPTATA, encoded by the coding sequence GTGATCGCGACCCTGACCGATGATGGCTGGATCGGCCCGTCCTCGACGCTGATGGCGGCCGCGGTAGGGCCCTTCATCGAGTGGCTGAGCACCACCGCCGTTCAGGCCGAACAGGCAGGTAGCCAGGCTACTGCCGCCGCGGCCGCCTACGAGACGGCGTTTGCTATGACGGTACCGCTGGCTGCGATCACAGCCAACCGTGCCCAATTGTCAAACCTCATGGCTACGAACCTTTTCGGGCAGAACACCGCGGCGATCGCGACCACCGAGGCCCAGTACGCCGAGATGTGGGCCCAAGACGCCGCGGCGATGAACGGCTACGCAGCTGCGGCGAATGCGGCGACACAACTGACACCGTTCACCTCGCCGCAGTCCACCACGACCACCGATGGCCTCACCAGCCAGACGAACGCGGTTGCGCAGGCAACCAGTAGCTCGACCGCGTCGAGCACGTCGGCCGACACGGTGTCCGGCCTGGCCGAGTGGCTCGGACTGGCTCCCAACACCAACACGTCCACCACCGGTCTCGCCGGGGTGCTCAACTTCCTGGACGGAAGCGACGGGTCGCTGGTGGGAAGCTTCCTCAACAACGCCTCGGTGGCCAACATCTCGAATGGATTCACCACCAGCGGGCTGACGAATCCGACATCCATGATCGACAGCGTCACCGCCTTCAGCTATCTGACCAACCCGCCCGGCCTCGGCGCCGGAACCGCCGCGGAGGCGGCTGGAACCGCGATGGCACAGACAGCCGGTGCCGAATTGCCAACGGCAACAGCCTAG
- a CDS encoding hypothetical protein (possible pseudo due to internal stop codon), translating into MSVPQAWAASGATVNPVPLATTQMGAGAYRSLGATPMVLEDTGPMGLPGMPLGGIGDAADEEFASMPSYGFRPRILGRPPAAG; encoded by the coding sequence ATGTCGGTACCCCAAGCCTGGGCCGCATCCGGAGCGACGGTCAACCCCGTCCCGCTGGCGACCACCCAGATGGGGGCCGGCGCCTACCGAAGTCTGGGCGCCACCCCGATGGTGCTGGAGGACACGGGGCCGATGGGCTTACCCGGTATGCCGTTGGGCGGGATCGGGGACGCGGCGGACGAAGAATTCGCCAGCATGCCCAGCTACGGTTTCCGCCCCCGCATCCTGGGCCGCCCCCCGGCCGCCGGCTGA